The following are encoded together in the Desulfococcus multivorans genome:
- a CDS encoding PAS domain S-box protein, which translates to MTSLSTAGLVNNVALLLAMILIYDIVFLRHIQSESFPKQVFLGAILGVIGVGIMMNPVEFLPGIIFDTRSVLLCITGFFFGTVPTVIAVSITGGYRVVLGGTGTWTGIAVIITSGAVGLTWRQCRKGNLKNASVRELYLLGIVTHILMLVCMLTLPQAVAFDVISRISLPVMLVLPLGAVLMGRLLINRLDRIQAASALELSEAKYRDILENAVEGFFQSTPEGRFLAVNPSFSRMFGYESPEAMIADISDISRQCYIDPEERRRWQREMTKNGKIENFEFRAKRKDGSEIWLSDSSRAIYGPDGHILLYEGNVSDISDRKKNEEYYRQIIESSIDGFMIVDQDGYILDVNDAYCKLVGYDRNAMLKMSVDRIEAMESASDVERRIKEITALGRGRFETRHRCKSGRILDVETSTTFSEKNGGIFFSFIRDITHQKQHESEQEITLHLLQALHQDNSLETLIRNVITLMADGSGCDAVGIRIRKGDDYPYFETRGFLPDFVEAESRLCRLDANGKPILDGSGNPLLECMCGNVIHGRFDPALPFFTPNGSFWTNSTTALLASSTEAERQSRTRNRCNGEGYESVALIPLRAGNQSLGLLQFNDRHPNKFNEKQIRLFERLASSLAIGISHRITASKLRERNQILSAVLDHTHIMAAMLDTRFNFIWVNSAYAEKDRRDAAFYPGRNHFDLYPHEENQRIFQSVVDTGTAFFTTARPFEYPGQPDRGVTYWDWSLIPVKDDNENTTGLVFTLVDVTEQVRAGEALRESEERYRAFFEKGPDGVVIIDPDVAGPIDFNDQVCRQLGYSRKEFAMLTLHDIDGIETRDDTRKRIRNVMDKGHDDFDTLQRTKQGELRNVHVTAQVIEVGGRPVYHCIWRDITERKRMEEELLKTQKLESVGMLAGGIAHDFNNILTTIIGNTALAKDHAAPESELFDLLNEIETTSTRARTLTRQLLTFAKGGAPVKDTVSIKELIRESAAFVLRGSKTLCEYFIAKDLWPVEIDVGQMNQVIHNIVINANQAMPDGGILHVRAENLMIGEKDGLPVLPGRYIRISISDQGVGIAEKHLFKIFDPYFTTKHEGSGLGLATSYAVVKKHGGYITAESELGKGSTFHIYLPASDKSIPSKTPFALLRNQGKILIMDDEAALRKIIGRMLQRLGYEPDFATDGAEVIGKYQTAMASESPYDAVILDMTIPGGMGGKEAVRRLLEMDPGVKAIVFSGYSDDPVLSNFRDYGFVGMMPKPFEFQTLSHVLDNVLNNPASKRP; encoded by the coding sequence ATGACATCGTTATCCACTGCCGGGCTCGTCAACAATGTCGCATTGCTCCTGGCAATGATTCTGATTTACGACATCGTTTTTTTAAGACATATCCAATCTGAATCCTTTCCGAAACAAGTTTTTCTCGGCGCCATTCTTGGGGTCATCGGTGTCGGCATCATGATGAATCCGGTGGAATTTCTTCCCGGAATCATTTTTGACACCCGATCGGTACTGCTGTGCATCACAGGGTTTTTCTTTGGAACGGTCCCGACGGTGATCGCCGTCTCGATAACCGGGGGATACCGGGTGGTTCTCGGGGGCACGGGAACATGGACCGGCATCGCGGTCATCATCACCTCCGGGGCGGTCGGATTGACGTGGCGGCAATGTCGAAAAGGGAATCTGAAAAATGCATCGGTCAGGGAACTCTATCTCCTGGGTATCGTAACCCATATTCTGATGCTGGTGTGCATGTTGACCCTGCCCCAGGCGGTCGCATTCGACGTTATCTCCAGAATCAGCCTGCCGGTGATGCTGGTGCTGCCTTTGGGCGCCGTTCTCATGGGGAGGCTGTTGATCAACCGCCTCGACCGCATCCAGGCGGCCAGTGCCCTGGAACTGAGCGAGGCGAAATACCGGGATATCCTGGAAAATGCCGTGGAGGGTTTTTTTCAAAGCACCCCTGAGGGCCGGTTTCTGGCGGTCAACCCGTCCTTTTCCCGGATGTTCGGATACGAATCCCCCGAAGCCATGATTGCCGACATCTCCGATATATCGCGTCAGTGTTACATCGATCCCGAGGAACGCCGTCGATGGCAGCGGGAGATGACGAAAAACGGAAAAATCGAAAATTTCGAGTTCAGAGCGAAACGCAAGGACGGTTCGGAGATCTGGCTGTCCGACAGCAGTCGCGCGATTTACGGGCCGGACGGGCATATCCTTCTCTACGAAGGCAACGTCAGCGACATATCTGATCGCAAAAAGAACGAAGAATACTACAGGCAGATAATCGAGAGCTCCATTGACGGCTTCATGATCGTCGATCAGGACGGGTACATCCTCGATGTCAACGACGCCTACTGCAAGCTCGTCGGATACGACCGGAACGCGATGCTGAAGATGTCTGTCGACCGGATCGAGGCGATGGAATCCGCGTCGGATGTAGAGCGACGCATCAAAGAGATCACGGCACTCGGCCGCGGCAGGTTCGAAACGCGGCATCGCTGCAAGAGCGGCCGGATCCTCGACGTCGAAACCAGCACCACCTTTTCGGAAAAAAACGGCGGCATCTTCTTTTCATTCATCCGGGACATCACCCATCAGAAGCAGCATGAATCCGAACAGGAGATCACGCTTCACCTGCTCCAGGCCCTGCATCAGGACAACAGCCTGGAAACGCTCATTCGGAACGTCATCACCCTGATGGCCGATGGGTCGGGCTGCGATGCCGTGGGGATTCGCATTCGAAAAGGCGATGATTACCCCTATTTTGAAACCAGAGGGTTCCTTCCGGATTTCGTCGAAGCTGAATCACGGCTTTGCCGATTGGATGCAAACGGAAAACCGATCCTCGACGGCTCGGGAAATCCCCTGCTGGAATGCATGTGCGGAAACGTCATCCACGGCCGGTTCGATCCGGCGCTGCCCTTTTTCACTCCGAACGGCAGTTTCTGGACCAACAGCACCACGGCGCTTCTGGCATCCTCTACTGAAGCGGAACGGCAAAGCCGAACACGAAACCGATGCAATGGGGAGGGATACGAATCGGTGGCCTTGATTCCCCTGCGGGCGGGAAACCAGAGCCTGGGGCTGCTCCAATTCAACGACAGGCATCCAAATAAATTCAACGAAAAGCAGATCCGATTGTTTGAACGGTTGGCCTCAAGCCTTGCCATCGGGATCTCACACCGCATTACCGCCTCGAAATTGAGGGAACGCAATCAGATCCTTTCCGCCGTTCTCGACCACACCCACATCATGGCCGCGATGCTGGACACCCGGTTCAATTTCATATGGGTCAACTCGGCATACGCTGAAAAGGACCGCCGGGATGCCGCGTTTTATCCGGGCAGAAACCATTTCGATCTTTATCCTCACGAGGAGAACCAACGGATATTCCAGAGCGTCGTGGATACCGGAACCGCTTTCTTCACGACGGCCAGGCCCTTTGAATATCCGGGACAACCCGACCGCGGGGTGACCTATTGGGACTGGAGCCTGATCCCCGTAAAAGACGACAACGAGAACACGACCGGACTGGTGTTCACCCTGGTGGATGTGACCGAACAGGTCCGGGCCGGCGAAGCTTTACGGGAAAGCGAGGAGCGGTATCGCGCCTTTTTCGAAAAGGGGCCTGACGGCGTGGTGATCATCGATCCTGATGTCGCCGGGCCCATTGACTTCAATGATCAGGTCTGTCGCCAGCTGGGGTATTCGCGGAAGGAGTTCGCGATGCTGACGCTCCATGACATCGACGGCATCGAGACCCGGGACGACACCCGGAAACGCATCCGTAATGTGATGGACAAGGGACATGACGATTTCGACACCCTCCAGCGCACCAAACAGGGTGAACTCAGGAACGTTCATGTAACGGCCCAGGTGATCGAGGTGGGGGGACGTCCTGTTTACCACTGCATCTGGCGAGACATCACCGAACGGAAAAGAATGGAGGAAGAGCTTTTAAAAACGCAGAAACTGGAATCCGTGGGAATGCTTGCCGGCGGCATCGCGCACGATTTCAACAACATTCTGACGACCATCATCGGAAACACCGCCCTGGCCAAGGACCACGCCGCGCCGGAGAGCGAACTCTTTGATCTGCTCAATGAAATCGAGACGACCTCGACCCGCGCCCGGACACTCACCCGGCAATTGCTGACCTTTGCCAAGGGGGGCGCGCCGGTAAAGGATACCGTCTCCATCAAGGAGCTCATTCGGGAATCCGCCGCCTTTGTGCTGCGCGGCTCAAAAACATTATGTGAGTATTTCATCGCCAAGGACCTCTGGCCGGTCGAGATCGACGTCGGGCAGATGAACCAGGTCATTCACAATATCGTCATCAATGCCAACCAGGCCATGCCGGACGGCGGGATCCTTCATGTCAGGGCCGAAAATCTTATGATCGGCGAGAAGGATGGACTGCCGGTACTGCCGGGCCGGTATATCCGGATATCCATCTCGGATCAGGGCGTCGGTATCGCCGAAAAGCACCTTTTCAAAATATTTGATCCCTATTTTACCACGAAGCATGAAGGCAGCGGCCTGGGCCTGGCCACGAGTTACGCCGTCGTCAAAAAGCACGGCGGATACATCACCGCCGAATCCGAACTGGGGAAAGGGAGTACCTTCCATATCTATTTACCGGCTTCGGACAAATCGATCCCCTCAAAGACCCCTTTCGCGCTGCTCAGAAACCAGGGAAAAATTCTGATCATGGACGATGAAGCCGCTCTCCGGAAAATAATCGGTCGAATGCTGCAAAGATTGGGGTACGAGCCGGACTTCGCCACGGACGGCGCCGAAGTGATCGGAAAATATCAAACGGCCATGGCATCCGAATCCCCTTATGATGCCGTTATCCTCGACATGACCATACCCGGCGGCATGGGTGGAAAGGAAGCCGTCAGGCGGTTGCTGGAGATGGATCCCGGCGTCAAAGCCATAGTTTTCAGCGGCTATTCCGACGACCCGGTCTTGTCGAACTTTCGGGATTACGGCTTTGTGGGAATGATGCCCAAGCCTTTTGAATTCCAGACCCTGAGCCATGTGCTTGACAACGTCCTCAACAACCCGGCGTCAAAAAGGCCTTGA
- a CDS encoding THUMP domain-containing class I SAM-dependent RNA methyltransferase, producing the protein MFEYQKNRRYFAQVAGGIEALAARELTALGASSAEIGYRGVHFNADPAVLYHINYNARLVSRILAPLVSFRCRDREDLYRAGRSVDWGVFFPLEETFGIFANVSGNERLRHSRFAALCLKDAVADGFRSRTGKRPNVDPLNPGVWLNLFVEGEKGIISLDTSGGSLHRRGYRRETVEAPMRETLAAAMAALSEWRGERPLHDPMCGSGTLLCEAMMAICRIPSGFLRPRFGFQYLPDFKASLWNRVKRAADDGMIPLKEGLVSGGDNDKSAVRAARINCSLLPGGDRIRVHHRDYNDLSSLENRTILCNPPYGIRMKPEADLGLFFKAFGDFLKQRCKGSTALIYFGNREMIKKIGLKPTWKKPMRNAGLDGRAARYDLY; encoded by the coding sequence TTGTTTGAATACCAGAAAAACAGGCGCTATTTCGCCCAGGTTGCCGGCGGAATCGAGGCCCTCGCGGCAAGGGAGCTGACGGCGCTCGGCGCCTCATCCGCCGAGATCGGGTACCGGGGCGTTCATTTCAACGCCGACCCGGCAGTGCTCTACCACATCAACTACAATGCCAGGCTCGTGTCGCGAATCCTGGCGCCTCTCGTTTCTTTTCGTTGCCGGGACCGTGAGGACCTATATCGGGCCGGGCGGTCCGTCGACTGGGGCGTTTTTTTTCCCCTGGAGGAGACCTTCGGGATATTTGCCAACGTCTCCGGAAACGAACGGCTCCGTCACTCCAGGTTCGCGGCTCTCTGCCTGAAGGACGCGGTGGCCGACGGCTTCCGAAGCCGGACCGGCAAACGTCCCAACGTCGATCCCTTAAACCCCGGGGTGTGGCTCAACCTGTTTGTCGAGGGGGAGAAGGGGATCATCAGCCTCGACACCTCGGGGGGATCGCTGCATCGGCGGGGATATCGGCGGGAAACCGTGGAGGCCCCGATGCGGGAAACCCTTGCCGCTGCAATGGCGGCGCTCTCCGAATGGCGGGGTGAACGGCCGCTTCACGACCCCATGTGCGGCTCCGGCACCCTCCTTTGCGAGGCCATGATGGCGATCTGCAGGATCCCCTCGGGATTTCTGAGACCCCGTTTCGGGTTTCAGTATCTGCCTGATTTCAAGGCCTCCCTTTGGAACCGGGTCAAGCGTGCCGCCGATGACGGCATGATTCCCCTGAAGGAGGGTCTCGTCAGCGGCGGCGACAATGACAAATCCGCCGTCAGGGCCGCCCGGATCAATTGCAGCCTCTTGCCCGGCGGCGACAGAATCCGTGTCCATCACCGGGATTACAACGATCTTTCCAGCCTCGAAAACCGAACCATCCTCTGCAACCCTCCCTACGGCATCCGCATGAAGCCGGAGGCCGACCTCGGCCTTTTCTTCAAGGCATTCGGAGATTTTTTGAAGCAACGCTGCAAAGGATCGACGGCGCTCATCTATTTCGGCAACCGGGAGATGATCAAGAAGATCGGGCTCAAGCCCACCTGGAAAAAGCCCATGCGCAACGCCGGTCTCGACGGTCGGGCCGCCCGGTACGACCTTTATTGA
- a CDS encoding cytochrome b/b6 domain-containing protein, which translates to MSDTPLKNIYLYTRYERFWHWLQATLILILLVTGFEVNGTISLLGFETAVRIHNVTGITWLIAFAFFAFWVFTTGEWKQYIPTTRKMIAVVRYYGYGIFRGESHPVPKRKEAKHNPLQRLTYLSLAALLLPLQMLTGILYWSYNSWAEYGLGGLSLSSVALVHTALAFAILSFFIVHVYMTTTGHTILAHTKAMITGWETVPEDEHVEEWEKKAV; encoded by the coding sequence ATGAGCGATACCCCGTTAAAAAACATCTATCTCTATACCCGCTACGAACGCTTCTGGCACTGGCTTCAGGCGACGTTGATCCTGATCCTTCTGGTCACGGGCTTCGAGGTCAACGGAACGATCTCCCTTCTGGGGTTCGAGACCGCCGTCCGCATCCATAACGTCACCGGCATCACCTGGTTGATCGCCTTTGCCTTCTTTGCCTTCTGGGTGTTTACCACCGGGGAATGGAAACAGTATATCCCCACCACCCGAAAGATGATCGCCGTCGTCCGGTATTACGGCTACGGCATCTTCCGGGGGGAATCCCATCCGGTTCCCAAGCGGAAGGAGGCCAAGCACAACCCCTTGCAGCGACTGACCTACCTCTCTCTGGCGGCCCTGCTGCTCCCCCTCCAGATGTTGACGGGAATTCTATACTGGTCTTATAATTCCTGGGCCGAATACGGTCTGGGCGGCCTGAGCCTTTCTTCGGTAGCCCTGGTCCACACGGCCCTGGCCTTTGCCATTCTGTCGTTTTTCATCGTCCACGTCTACATGACCACCACCGGACACACCATACTGGCCCACACCAAAGCCATGATCACGGGCTGGGAGACCGTGCCGGAAGACGAACATGTGGAGGAATGGGAAAAAAAGGCCGTTTAA
- a CDS encoding sigma-54 interaction domain-containing protein, giving the protein MDLSKHWKTVVETLQDGLIVVDPGGTIVFVNPAAADLTGYAPEELVGRSCRILGCTGCEIKGRGAGETWCGLFDRGQVSIKQCTITDRSRRSVHILKSARVLKDADGRVIGAVETLKDMSRFIRQQQEIAALRKSCRLDAGYHGIIGESLKIQRLFELIESVARSDAPVLVLGESGTGKELVARAIHDTSVRKEGPFIKVNCAALNENLLESELFGHVKGAYTGAERSRIGRFEAAHGGTILLDEIGDIPLTTQVKLLRVLEEREIERVGDHQPIPVDVRIITATNRDLEELIRQGAFREDLFFRINVFPIHCPSLAERPDDIPLIVKSFIDQQGAKAGKRISGLTPGAMEALLAYSWPGNVRELRNAVEYAYVLCPGEWIGREHLPPKISRMNGLSAVRDDDATATTADAAARELLVHTLRMTGGNQSEAARRLKVSRVTIWKRIKKYGIDLDAEIRQQ; this is encoded by the coding sequence ATGGACCTGTCAAAACACTGGAAGACGGTGGTGGAGACGCTTCAGGACGGCCTTATCGTCGTGGATCCCGGGGGAACGATCGTATTCGTCAATCCCGCCGCAGCGGATCTGACGGGGTATGCCCCCGAAGAGCTCGTAGGCCGGTCGTGCCGGATACTCGGGTGCACGGGGTGCGAAATCAAGGGCCGTGGTGCGGGGGAAACGTGGTGCGGGCTCTTCGACCGCGGGCAGGTCTCCATCAAACAGTGTACGATAACCGACCGGAGCCGGAGATCCGTCCACATCCTCAAGAGCGCCAGGGTTCTCAAGGATGCGGACGGCCGCGTGATCGGCGCTGTGGAAACCCTCAAGGACATGAGCCGTTTCATCCGGCAGCAGCAGGAGATCGCCGCCCTTCGCAAGAGCTGCCGCCTGGACGCGGGCTATCACGGTATCATCGGGGAGTCGCTGAAGATTCAGCGCCTCTTCGAACTCATCGAGAGCGTGGCCCGGTCGGACGCTCCCGTACTCGTTTTGGGAGAGAGCGGTACGGGAAAGGAACTCGTGGCGCGGGCCATCCACGACACCAGCGTCAGAAAAGAGGGGCCTTTCATCAAGGTCAACTGCGCGGCCCTTAATGAGAATCTGCTCGAAAGCGAGCTTTTCGGTCACGTCAAGGGGGCATACACGGGAGCGGAGCGATCCCGAATCGGCCGATTCGAGGCTGCCCACGGCGGAACGATCCTGTTGGACGAAATCGGCGATATTCCGTTGACCACCCAGGTAAAGCTGCTGAGGGTTCTGGAAGAACGCGAGATCGAACGCGTGGGGGATCACCAGCCTATTCCCGTCGACGTCCGCATCATCACCGCAACCAACAGGGACCTGGAGGAATTGATTCGGCAGGGGGCGTTTCGGGAGGACCTTTTTTTCCGCATCAATGTGTTTCCCATTCACTGTCCATCCCTGGCCGAACGACCGGATGACATCCCCCTGATTGTCAAGAGCTTCATCGACCAGCAGGGTGCGAAAGCCGGGAAAAGGATATCGGGCCTTACACCCGGGGCCATGGAAGCCCTGTTGGCGTATTCGTGGCCGGGAAACGTCCGGGAACTCCGCAATGCCGTGGAATATGCATATGTGCTCTGTCCCGGGGAGTGGATCGGGCGTGAGCATCTGCCGCCAAAAATATCCCGGATGAACGGTCTTTCGGCGGTCCGGGACGATGACGCAACGGCCACGACGGCAGACGCCGCGGCGCGGGAGCTGCTGGTGCATACCCTCAGAATGACCGGGGGCAACCAGTCGGAGGCGGCCAGACGGCTGAAGGTCAGCCGGGTAACAATCTGGAAACGTATCAAAAAATACGGCATCGACCTGGATGCCGAGATTCGACAACAGTAA
- the nifJ gene encoding pyruvate:ferredoxin (flavodoxin) oxidoreductase: MAKVMKTVDGNTAAAHVAYAMSDVATIYPITPSSPIGEIADEWAAGGRKNIFGQPLLVRQLQSEAGAAASVHGSLAGGALTSTFTASQGLLLMIPNMYKMSGELLPGVLHVTARAIAGHALSIFGDHQDVMAVRQTGFGLLASASVQEVMDLGLVAHLSAIRASVPFVHFFDGFRTSHEIQKIETIDYADMADLVDWEAIARFRARAANPERPELRGTAQNPDVYYQGVETRNAYYDKTPGIVSDYMKKVSALTGRNYRPFDYVGDPEADRVVISMGSSCETFEEVVNYLVDRGESVGLVKVRLYRPFAPEYLFAAIPATAARIAVMDRTKEPGAKGDPLYKDVCTAFLEKGEMPAIVNGRYGLGSKEFNPGMAKAVFDNLKAAGPKNYFNVGIEDDVTHTSLDYDENFDVAPEGTVQCKFWGLGADGTVGANKSAIKIIGDNTDMYAQAYFAYDSKKSGGVTMSHLRFGKTPIQSTYLIRSADYIACHKSNYVDIYDVLDGIKGGGTFLLNSNWRLEEMEAKLPAAMKRTIARKKLKFYNIDAVSIAGEVGLGGRINMIMQTAFFKLANVIPVDDAIGYLKDQIRKMFGKKGDKIVNMNISAVDKTLDKLVQIDYPETWATAADGPAVKRDEPPFITNVLRPMVSQMGDRLPVSAFNPDGIFPVATSKYEKRGVAINVPQWLPENCIQCNQCAMVCPHAAIRPFLVTEAEAKNAPEDFAVLEAKGKDLKGYNFRIQVYSQDCMGCGNCADICPAKTKALVMKPIETQLDTQVPNLAYAESLPIRDDLMPRTSLKGSQFQQPLLEFSGACAGCGETPYAKLITQLFGERMVIGNATGCTSIWGGSAPAIPYCVNKDGFGPAWGNSLFEDPAEFTYGIFLAQLQQRRKLAELVTQALDTDIPQELKDALQGWLENARDAAGSKKYGDRLKAMLPTYEGNALLADILSYQKLFTKKSYWVFLGDGAAYDIAYGGLDHIMASGEDINIMVYDTEVYSNTGGQSSKATPIGSIAKFAASGKKTIKKNMGAMAMTYGYVYVANISMGANKNQALKALVEAEAYDGPSLIMAYAPCINHGIKKGMGKTQEEMKLAVDSGYWPLYRFNPDLKKEGKNPFVLESKAPDGSLQTFLSGEVRYAALEKLFPEESRKLRAAIETQYMERYLQLKQLSEMQPPELPKPEVEIGAAGSTDACVLSETPEHGGRPGTGEACDDGRAGGN; encoded by the coding sequence ATGGCAAAAGTAATGAAAACCGTCGACGGCAACACCGCTGCCGCTCACGTGGCCTACGCCATGAGCGACGTCGCCACCATTTATCCCATTACGCCATCATCTCCCATTGGAGAGATCGCCGACGAATGGGCCGCCGGGGGACGAAAAAACATCTTCGGGCAGCCGCTTCTGGTTCGCCAGCTCCAATCCGAGGCAGGGGCGGCGGCATCGGTGCACGGTTCTCTGGCCGGAGGGGCATTGACCTCCACATTCACCGCTTCCCAGGGGCTTCTCCTGATGATCCCCAACATGTACAAGATGTCTGGAGAACTGCTTCCCGGTGTTCTTCACGTGACCGCTCGCGCCATTGCCGGACACGCCCTGTCCATTTTCGGCGACCACCAGGACGTCATGGCGGTCCGCCAGACCGGATTCGGCCTGCTCGCCTCGGCTTCGGTTCAGGAGGTGATGGATCTCGGACTGGTGGCCCATCTCTCCGCCATCAGGGCCAGTGTTCCCTTCGTCCATTTCTTCGACGGCTTTCGAACCTCCCATGAGATCCAGAAGATCGAAACCATCGACTACGCCGATATGGCCGACCTGGTCGACTGGGAAGCCATTGCGAGATTCCGGGCACGCGCGGCCAATCCGGAACGCCCGGAACTCCGGGGCACGGCCCAGAACCCCGACGTCTACTACCAGGGCGTTGAAACACGAAACGCCTATTACGACAAGACGCCCGGCATCGTCTCCGACTACATGAAAAAGGTCAGCGCCTTGACCGGCCGGAACTATCGTCCCTTCGATTACGTCGGGGATCCTGAAGCCGATCGTGTGGTCATCTCCATGGGGTCTTCCTGCGAGACCTTCGAGGAAGTGGTCAACTATCTAGTCGATCGCGGCGAGAGTGTTGGCCTGGTCAAGGTCCGCCTTTACCGCCCCTTTGCGCCGGAATACCTGTTTGCGGCGATCCCGGCGACGGCTGCCCGCATCGCCGTCATGGACCGGACCAAAGAGCCCGGCGCCAAGGGGGATCCGCTCTACAAGGATGTCTGCACCGCCTTCCTGGAAAAGGGCGAGATGCCCGCCATCGTCAACGGCCGCTACGGTCTGGGATCCAAGGAATTCAACCCGGGCATGGCCAAGGCCGTATTCGACAACCTGAAAGCCGCGGGCCCCAAGAACTACTTCAACGTGGGCATCGAGGACGACGTCACCCACACCTCCCTCGATTACGACGAAAACTTCGACGTCGCGCCCGAGGGGACGGTTCAGTGTAAATTCTGGGGGCTGGGTGCGGACGGTACCGTTGGGGCCAACAAGAGCGCCATCAAGATCATCGGCGACAACACCGACATGTATGCGCAGGCCTACTTCGCTTACGACTCCAAGAAATCCGGCGGGGTCACCATGTCTCATCTTCGTTTCGGGAAAACGCCGATCCAGTCCACCTACCTGATTCGCTCCGCCGACTATATCGCCTGCCACAAATCGAACTACGTCGACATCTACGACGTCCTGGACGGCATCAAGGGCGGCGGCACCTTCCTGCTCAACTCCAATTGGCGCCTGGAAGAGATGGAGGCCAAACTGCCTGCCGCCATGAAACGGACCATCGCCCGGAAGAAACTGAAATTCTACAACATCGATGCGGTCTCCATCGCCGGTGAGGTGGGGCTGGGCGGACGAATCAACATGATCATGCAGACGGCTTTCTTCAAGCTGGCCAATGTCATCCCCGTGGATGACGCCATCGGCTACCTGAAGGATCAGATCCGGAAAATGTTCGGCAAGAAAGGCGACAAAATCGTCAACATGAACATCTCCGCCGTCGACAAAACCCTCGACAAACTCGTCCAGATCGACTACCCCGAGACATGGGCCACGGCTGCTGACGGCCCCGCCGTCAAACGGGACGAGCCGCCGTTCATCACCAATGTCCTCCGTCCCATGGTTTCCCAGATGGGCGACCGCCTGCCGGTCAGCGCCTTCAATCCCGACGGGATCTTCCCGGTGGCCACGTCCAAATACGAAAAACGCGGTGTAGCCATCAACGTTCCCCAGTGGCTTCCGGAAAACTGCATCCAGTGCAACCAGTGCGCCATGGTCTGCCCCCACGCGGCCATCCGCCCGTTCCTCGTCACCGAAGCGGAGGCGAAAAACGCTCCGGAAGATTTTGCCGTTCTGGAGGCCAAGGGCAAGGACCTCAAGGGATACAATTTCAGGATCCAGGTCTACAGCCAGGACTGCATGGGCTGCGGCAACTGCGCGGACATCTGTCCCGCCAAGACCAAGGCTCTCGTCATGAAACCCATCGAGACCCAGCTGGATACCCAGGTGCCCAACCTGGCCTACGCGGAAAGCCTTCCGATCCGGGACGATCTCATGCCCCGAACCTCCCTCAAGGGAAGCCAGTTCCAGCAGCCGCTTCTCGAGTTCTCGGGCGCCTGCGCCGGCTGCGGCGAAACGCCCTATGCCAAGCTGATCACACAGCTCTTTGGAGAACGAATGGTCATCGGCAACGCCACCGGATGCACCTCCATCTGGGGAGGCTCGGCGCCGGCCATTCCCTATTGCGTCAACAAGGACGGATTTGGTCCCGCCTGGGGCAACTCTCTGTTCGAAGACCCGGCCGAGTTTACTTACGGCATCTTCCTGGCACAGCTTCAGCAGCGCCGGAAGCTGGCGGAACTCGTTACCCAGGCACTCGACACCGATATCCCCCAGGAACTCAAGGATGCTCTCCAGGGATGGCTCGAGAACGCCAGGGATGCCGCCGGCTCCAAAAAATACGGCGACCGGCTGAAGGCCATGCTGCCGACTTATGAAGGCAACGCTCTGCTCGCCGACATCCTGAGCTATCAGAAGCTCTTCACCAAAAAATCCTACTGGGTCTTTCTGGGTGACGGCGCGGCTTACGACATCGCCTACGGCGGATTGGATCACATCATGGCGTCGGGAGAAGACATCAACATCATGGTCTACGACACCGAAGTCTACTCCAACACCGGCGGTCAGTCCTCCAAAGCGACACCCATCGGTTCCATAGCCAAGTTCGCGGCGTCAGGCAAGAAGACCATCAAAAAGAACATGGGGGCCATGGCCATGACCTACGGGTATGTCTATGTGGCCAATATCTCCATGGGCGCCAACAAGAACCAGGCATTGAAAGCCCTTGTGGAAGCCGAGGCTTACGACGGACCGTCCCTGATCATGGCTTATGCGCCCTGTATCAACCACGGCATCAAGAAGGGAATGGGCAAGACCCAGGAGGAGATGAAGCTGGCGGTGGATTCGGGATACTGGCCGCTCTATCGGTTCAACCCGGACCTCAAAAAGGAAGGCAAGAATCCCTTTGTTCTCGAATCCAAGGCCCCGGACGGCAGTCTCCAGACGTTCCTTTCCGGAGAGGTCCGTTACGCCGCTCTCGAGAAACTCTTCCCGGAAGAGTCCAGAAAGCTGAGGGCCGCTATCGAAACACAGTATATGGAACGGTACCTGCAACTCAAGCAGCTTTCGGAAATGCAGCCGCCCGAGCTTCCCAAGCCCGAAGTTGAAATAGGGGCGGCAGGATCGACGGACGCCTGCGTGCTTTCCGAAACCCCGGAACACGGCGGCAGGCCCGGCACCGGCGAAGCGTGTGACGACGGTCGCGCCGGCGGCAACTAA